A DNA window from Deinococcus sonorensis KR-87 contains the following coding sequences:
- a CDS encoding alpha-galactosidase, whose protein sequence is MNELSSAPFWVLTTHRTAYTLGLDPDGRVVHTYWGPRLPRAEDYPRPQPVLEWASFNPPAHLVPEEYPAHGGARYNWPGLKVTLPGGTRELELRYVRAEQERAELRLHLQDAAYPLEVTLHYRAHEAVDLIERWVTVRNAGSGTVQLDTVMSAQWHVPPHRDYRLSHLSGRWFDEFRLHREPLTQGVKVLESRRLTTSHHHNPWFALDDGHAQEDAGEVWFGVLAWSGNWKLAAEVTDFGTTRLSLGLNDWDFVWQLDAGEQFVTPPSLAGYTAHGFGAASRALHDHIRAEVVPNPQHTRKVLYNSWEATFFNVDEPSQAQLAERAAALGVELFVMDDGWFHGRTSDNAGLGDWWPDTTKFPNGLTPLIERVKALGMDFGLWIEPEMVNPDSELYRAHPEWVIHFPERQRTEARNQLILNLAMPEVQTYLLETLDRLLSEHDIRFIKWDMNRNVSEAGWPDAPRDQRELWVRYVEGLYGLWGTLKGRHPQVVWQSCSGGGGRADLGILRLADQVWVSDNTHAAARLSIQDGYSQVFPASTMEAWVTDADRGRLPLEFRFHVSMLGSLGLGGHLLHWSEQEREQATLLVALYKEVRHVIQFGDQYRLRSAQHAPFSAVQYVSKDRSEGVLFAFRTHMARPTILPPLYLRGLDADALYEVEGEPEPLSGAAWMHAGVNVQLNDFESQVRRIRRLG, encoded by the coding sequence TTGAACGAGCTTTCCTCCGCCCCCTTCTGGGTGCTGACCACCCACCGCACCGCCTACACGCTGGGCCTGGACCCGGACGGGCGGGTGGTGCACACCTACTGGGGGCCCCGGCTGCCGCGCGCGGAAGACTACCCGCGCCCCCAGCCGGTGCTGGAGTGGGCCTCGTTCAACCCGCCGGCGCATCTGGTGCCGGAGGAGTACCCGGCGCACGGCGGAGCGCGCTACAACTGGCCGGGCCTGAAGGTGACGCTGCCCGGCGGCACCCGTGAACTGGAGCTGCGCTACGTGCGTGCCGAGCAGGAGAGGGCAGAGCTGCGGCTGCACCTGCAGGACGCCGCCTATCCGCTGGAGGTGACGCTGCACTACCGCGCCCACGAGGCCGTTGACCTGATCGAGCGCTGGGTGACGGTGCGCAACGCCGGCAGCGGGACGGTGCAGCTGGACACGGTGATGTCGGCGCAGTGGCACGTGCCGCCGCACCGCGACTACCGGCTCTCTCACCTGTCGGGCCGCTGGTTCGACGAGTTCCGGCTGCACCGCGAGCCACTCACCCAGGGCGTCAAGGTGCTGGAGAGCCGCCGCCTGACCACCAGCCACCACCACAACCCCTGGTTCGCGCTGGATGACGGCCACGCGCAGGAGGACGCGGGCGAGGTGTGGTTCGGGGTGCTGGCGTGGAGCGGCAACTGGAAGCTGGCCGCCGAGGTGACCGACTTTGGCACCACCCGGCTGAGCCTGGGCCTCAACGACTGGGACTTCGTGTGGCAGCTGGACGCCGGAGAGCAGTTTGTGACGCCGCCGAGCCTGGCCGGCTACACCGCCCACGGCTTCGGGGCGGCCAGCCGGGCGCTGCACGACCACATCCGGGCCGAGGTGGTGCCCAACCCCCAGCACACCCGCAAGGTGCTGTACAACAGCTGGGAAGCCACCTTCTTCAACGTGGACGAGCCGTCGCAGGCGCAGCTGGCCGAGCGGGCCGCCGCACTGGGTGTGGAGCTGTTCGTGATGGACGACGGCTGGTTCCACGGCCGCACCTCGGACAACGCCGGGCTGGGCGACTGGTGGCCGGACACAACGAAGTTCCCCAATGGCCTGACGCCGCTGATCGAACGGGTCAAGGCGCTGGGCATGGATTTCGGGCTGTGGATCGAGCCGGAAATGGTCAACCCCGACAGCGAGTTGTACCGCGCGCATCCCGAGTGGGTGATCCACTTCCCGGAGCGCCAGCGCACCGAGGCGCGCAACCAGCTGATCCTGAACCTGGCGATGCCGGAGGTGCAGACGTACCTGCTGGAGACGCTGGACCGGCTGCTCTCCGAGCATGACATCCGCTTCATCAAGTGGGACATGAACCGTAACGTCAGCGAGGCCGGCTGGCCGGACGCGCCGCGTGACCAGCGCGAGCTGTGGGTGCGCTACGTGGAGGGCCTGTACGGGCTGTGGGGCACCCTGAAGGGGCGGCATCCACAGGTGGTGTGGCAGAGCTGCTCTGGCGGTGGCGGCCGCGCTGACCTGGGCATCCTGCGGCTGGCCGATCAGGTGTGGGTGAGCGACAACACCCACGCCGCCGCCCGGCTGAGCATTCAGGACGGCTACTCGCAGGTGTTCCCGGCCAGCACCATGGAAGCCTGGGTGACAGACGCGGACCGGGGGCGGCTGCCGCTGGAGTTCCGCTTTCACGTCAGCATGCTCGGCAGCCTGGGGCTGGGCGGCCACCTGCTGCACTGGAGCGAGCAGGAACGCGAGCAGGCCACCCTGCTGGTGGCGCTGTACAAGGAAGTGCGCCACGTCATTCAGTTCGGTGACCAGTACCGGCTGCGTTCGGCCCAGCACGCGCCCTTCAGCGCGGTGCAGTACGTCAGCAAGGACCGCTCGGAAGGGGTGCTGTTCGCCTTCCGGACCCACATGGCGCGGCCGACCATCCTGCCGCCGCTGTACCTGCGTGGCCTGGACGCGGACGCCCTGTATGAGGTCGAGGGGGAGCCGGAGCCGCTCAGCGGCGCCGCCTGGATGCACGCGGGGGTGAATGTACAGCTCAACGACTTTGAAAGTCAGGTGCGCCGCATCCGCCGCCTGGGCTGA
- a CDS encoding amidohydrolase family protein: MDIVDAQVHFNLLGSLDTGVAAMDAVGVKALVYDEYWAFDEQSRILPGYELPNGAFRHVYPLAEAAALQFPERFAYLIRVDRRDPDLDALIGSVGRVPQRKALRVVPWTPEGFEQFAAGADAPVFTSAQRHGVPVFVLLPGRTRLLHPYLRLAPDVPVIVDHCGVELRPGRLHDDRLSGFDDVLALAEYPNVFLKWSHAPRLSAGSYPYEDVLDMLLRVLEAFGPQRVMWGSDCTQATDHHTWAESLYTIRDTPNLSQDEKAWVLGGSLRSALRWPAPHLNEK, encoded by the coding sequence ATGGATATTGTGGACGCACAGGTACATTTCAATCTGCTGGGCAGCCTGGACACCGGGGTGGCCGCCATGGACGCCGTGGGCGTGAAGGCGCTGGTCTACGACGAGTACTGGGCCTTTGACGAGCAGTCCCGCATCCTGCCGGGCTACGAACTGCCGAACGGCGCATTCCGACATGTGTATCCACTGGCGGAGGCCGCCGCCCTTCAATTCCCGGAACGCTTCGCCTACCTGATCCGGGTGGACCGCCGTGACCCGGACCTGGACGCCCTGATCGGCAGCGTCGGGCGGGTGCCTCAGCGCAAGGCGCTGCGGGTGGTGCCCTGGACCCCGGAAGGCTTCGAGCAGTTTGCGGCCGGAGCGGACGCCCCGGTGTTCACGTCGGCCCAGCGGCACGGGGTGCCGGTGTTCGTGCTGCTGCCGGGCCGCACGCGGCTGCTCCATCCGTACCTGAGGTTGGCACCGGATGTTCCGGTCATTGTGGACCACTGCGGCGTCGAGCTGCGCCCTGGCCGCCTGCACGATGACCGGCTGTCGGGCTTCGACGACGTGCTGGCCCTGGCCGAGTACCCGAACGTCTTCCTGAAATGGAGCCACGCGCCACGCCTGTCTGCCGGCTCCTACCCCTACGAAGACGTGCTGGACATGCTGCTGCGCGTTCTGGAGGCCTTCGGGCCGCAGCGGGTGATGTGGGGCAGCGACTGCACCCAGGCCACCGACCATCACACCTGGGCCGAGTCGCTGTACACCATCCGCGACACCCCGAACCTCTCGCAGGACGAGAAGGCCTGGGTGCTGGGGGGCAGCCTGCGCTCGGCGCTGCGCTGGCCCGCACCACACCTAAACGAAAAATGA
- the melA gene encoding alpha-galactosidase, with protein sequence MKIAIIGAGGQVFPLRLVADMLSFPALQASTIHLMDIDAARLAVTEGNVRTLVQHYGFPAQVKAGTDQREALRGADAVIVTFQVGGLDAYELDVTIPRRYGLDQTVGDTLGPGGVMRFLRSAEAYRRIAQDMHELCPEALLINYANPMAMSCWYLSRLGVKTVGLCHSVQGTTWMLAQVLGIPHRELRFRSAGINHQAWLLELHHNGQDVYPRLRELMREQHLERRPDPEIVEDRGNHSDRAYRPSVYEGGQERVRTSIMDYFGYFHTESSHHASEYLPYFRKDAETTREVLPYRWDYYEICRRNAGDDQHGMMARLLTELRPSVEYGAVILNAMQTNQPAVIYGNVPNRGLIRNLPDGCSVEVACLVDGNGVQPTPLGSLPPQLAALNRSNVAVQELAVEAALTGDVQHVYHAMALDPLTGALLTLDQIRAMTDELLQAEAHWLPQFTALTSAHLPAGD encoded by the coding sequence ATGAAGATTGCGATCATCGGAGCCGGCGGGCAGGTGTTTCCGCTGCGGCTGGTGGCGGACATGCTGAGTTTCCCGGCGCTGCAGGCGAGCACCATTCACCTGATGGACATCGACGCCGCGCGGCTGGCCGTGACGGAAGGCAACGTGCGGACGCTGGTGCAGCATTATGGTTTCCCGGCGCAGGTTAAGGCCGGCACCGATCAGCGCGAGGCCCTGCGCGGCGCCGACGCCGTGATCGTCACCTTCCAGGTGGGCGGCCTGGACGCCTACGAGCTGGACGTGACGATTCCGAGGCGCTACGGCCTGGACCAGACGGTGGGGGACACGCTGGGGCCGGGCGGCGTGATGCGCTTCCTGCGCAGCGCTGAAGCCTACCGCCGCATCGCACAGGACATGCACGAGCTGTGCCCGGAGGCCCTGCTGATCAACTACGCCAACCCGATGGCGATGAGCTGCTGGTACCTGTCGCGGCTGGGGGTGAAGACGGTGGGGCTGTGTCACAGCGTGCAGGGCACCACCTGGATGCTGGCGCAGGTGCTGGGCATTCCGCACCGCGAACTGCGCTTTCGCAGCGCCGGCATCAACCATCAGGCGTGGCTGCTGGAGCTGCACCACAATGGCCAGGACGTGTACCCGCGCCTGCGGGAGCTGATGCGCGAGCAGCACCTGGAGCGGCGTCCGGACCCGGAAATTGTCGAGGACCGTGGCAACCACAGCGACCGCGCCTACCGCCCCAGCGTGTACGAGGGCGGCCAGGAGCGGGTGCGGACCAGCATCATGGACTATTTCGGGTACTTCCACACCGAGTCGAGCCACCACGCCAGCGAGTACCTGCCGTATTTCCGCAAGGATGCGGAGACCACCCGCGAGGTGCTGCCGTACCGCTGGGACTACTACGAGATCTGCCGCCGCAACGCGGGTGACGACCAGCACGGCATGATGGCCCGGCTGCTGACCGAACTGCGCCCTTCGGTCGAGTACGGAGCGGTGATCCTGAACGCCATGCAGACCAACCAGCCGGCGGTGATCTACGGCAACGTGCCGAACCGCGGCCTGATCCGCAACCTGCCGGACGGCTGCTCGGTGGAGGTGGCGTGTCTGGTGGACGGCAACGGCGTGCAGCCCACGCCGCTGGGGAGCCTGCCGCCGCAGCTGGCCGCCCTGAACCGCAGCAACGTGGCGGTTCAGGAGCTGGCGGTGGAGGCCGCGCTCACCGGCGACGTGCAGCACGTGTACCATGCCATGGCGCTTGACCCGTTGACCGGGGCGCTGCTGACCCTGGACCAGATCCGGGCCATGACGGACGAGCTGCTGCAGGCCGAGGCCCACTGGCTGCCGCAGTTTACCGCCCTGACCTCCGCCCATCTTCCCGCAGGAGACTGA
- a CDS encoding ABC transporter substrate-binding protein encodes MRGARFFLLSTALLVTMAPVSQARTLSDIRASGTLDVATSADFEPFNYMKGSVPAGFEVDLATLLAQRLGLKVHWVIRPFDGLLTDLGERPDDIDLVIASHAITSTRLKTVDFGTPHYCTGGVLLTRAGGPTTSKALAGKNLGAESGSTYFGFLQKLPLRKTVQVYPSSDAAIQAVATGQVDAIATDRFAALGAVKTYSKANLIIGETLWKEQIAVAYQKGNSELRQAVNGALSQLIRDGSYAALSKRYFGTNIGC; translated from the coding sequence ATGCGTGGTGCCCGCTTCTTCCTGCTTTCCACCGCCCTGCTCGTCACCATGGCTCCTGTCTCCCAGGCGCGCACCCTCAGCGACATTCGCGCCAGCGGCACGCTCGACGTGGCCACCAGCGCCGATTTCGAGCCGTTCAACTACATGAAAGGCAGCGTGCCCGCCGGGTTCGAGGTGGACCTGGCCACGCTGCTGGCCCAGCGGCTGGGCCTCAAGGTTCACTGGGTCATCCGCCCGTTCGACGGTCTGCTCACCGACCTGGGCGAGCGCCCGGACGACATTGATCTGGTGATTGCCTCGCACGCCATCACCAGCACCCGGCTCAAGACGGTGGACTTCGGCACGCCGCACTACTGCACCGGCGGCGTCCTGCTGACCCGCGCGGGCGGCCCCACCACCAGCAAGGCGCTGGCCGGCAAGAACCTCGGCGCCGAGTCGGGCAGCACCTACTTCGGATTCCTGCAGAAGCTGCCGCTGCGTAAGACCGTGCAGGTGTACCCCAGCAGCGACGCCGCCATCCAGGCGGTCGCGACCGGCCAGGTGGACGCCATCGCCACCGACCGGTTCGCGGCGCTGGGTGCGGTCAAGACGTACTCCAAAGCCAACCTGATCATCGGGGAAACGCTCTGGAAGGAGCAGATCGCCGTGGCGTACCAGAAGGGCAACTCGGAGTTGCGGCAGGCGGTGAACGGCGCGCTGAGTCAGCTGATCCGCGACGGCAGCTACGCGGCCCTCAGCAAGCGTTACTTCGGCACCAACATCGGCTGCTGA
- a CDS encoding ROK family protein, protein MTYALALDIGGSHVTAAAVDLQQHRLLGDPVRRHLSHAEAATTLLDGWAQAALAACLPGGAPLRVGVAMPHPFDMELGVSHMTHKFLALLNVSVREELTRRWQGTPLAGLPLQFGNDADLFVLGEWWGGAAQGRARVMGITLGTGIGSGFVVDGRVVTDGPEVPPEGELNRVPYRDADAETALSSVALVREYQRLSGEECTVAEIAALAGQGDPRARQVFQSFGERLGEVLSPWVQRFQPETVVVGGNVSRAWELFIGPLQQGVSVPCVQTTLFETASLLGAAALGVREQVKEWSV, encoded by the coding sequence ATGACCTATGCCCTCGCGCTCGACATCGGCGGAAGCCACGTGACGGCCGCCGCCGTGGACCTGCAGCAGCACCGCCTGCTGGGCGACCCGGTGCGCCGACACCTCAGCCACGCCGAAGCCGCCACCACCCTGCTAGACGGCTGGGCGCAGGCCGCGCTGGCCGCCTGCCTGCCGGGCGGCGCGCCGCTGCGGGTGGGTGTGGCGATGCCTCACCCCTTCGATATGGAACTGGGCGTGTCGCACATGACCCACAAGTTTCTGGCGCTGCTGAACGTGAGCGTCCGCGAGGAACTGACCCGGCGCTGGCAGGGCACCCCGCTGGCGGGCCTGCCGCTGCAGTTTGGCAACGACGCCGACCTGTTCGTGCTGGGCGAGTGGTGGGGCGGCGCGGCGCAGGGCCGGGCGCGCGTGATGGGCATCACGCTCGGCACCGGCATCGGGTCCGGCTTTGTGGTGGACGGGCGGGTGGTGACCGACGGGCCGGAGGTGCCGCCGGAGGGCGAGCTCAACCGGGTCCCGTACCGGGACGCCGACGCCGAAACCGCCCTGTCGAGCGTGGCCCTGGTCCGGGAGTACCAGCGCCTCAGCGGCGAGGAGTGCACGGTGGCCGAGATCGCGGCGCTCGCCGGGCAGGGTGACCCCCGCGCCCGGCAGGTATTCCAGAGCTTCGGTGAGCGACTGGGGGAGGTGCTGTCGCCGTGGGTGCAGCGCTTTCAGCCGGAGACGGTGGTGGTGGGCGGCAATGTGTCGCGGGCCTGGGAGCTGTTCATCGGGCCGCTGCAGCAGGGGGTGAGCGTCCCGTGCGTGCAGACCACGCTCTTCGAGACGGCCAGCCTGCTGGGCGCGGCAGCGTTGGGCGTCAGGGAGCAGGTCAAGGAGTGGAGCGTATGA
- a CDS encoding Ig-like domain-containing protein: MRRTTVTGFALLAFVFTACGTGGPSGGSARPEILAIVPASGAVGVRDDANIRISFSQPMDRASVEAAYVSFADGLRRDQVAFVWNANSTLVTVDPKGPLSYAAAPAAPVTYTFLIGASAQAQGGGKLAETTSSFRTARRYTTTLNGQAALDGYTSDQEAAYSNGVTGGTSARVGGMSDIAPSGYVTVSVRGFFSFDLSSLPPGLLPEDVSSAALTLQQTLVYPASAYTDMSTAPEQLVLEHVRYGDRLNIKSFSAPVLDVVSPAFSKDAALGARQADVTAAVRADLQDPAASGGRTQYRLRFGRDGVPGAYGFAEFGTAEDAAHAPALQLGYLAP; encoded by the coding sequence ATGAGACGCACAACAGTGACGGGGTTCGCCCTGCTGGCCTTCGTATTCACTGCATGCGGCACGGGTGGGCCGTCCGGCGGCTCTGCGCGGCCGGAAATCCTGGCCATCGTGCCGGCCAGCGGCGCCGTGGGTGTCCGCGACGATGCGAACATCCGGATCAGCTTCAGCCAGCCGATGGACCGGGCTTCGGTCGAGGCCGCCTATGTGTCGTTCGCTGACGGCCTGCGCCGCGATCAGGTGGCCTTTGTCTGGAACGCCAACAGCACCCTGGTGACCGTGGACCCCAAAGGGCCGCTCAGCTACGCGGCAGCCCCCGCCGCCCCCGTGACCTACACCTTCCTGATTGGCGCGAGTGCACAGGCCCAGGGCGGCGGGAAGCTGGCCGAGACGACCTCAAGCTTCCGGACCGCCCGGCGGTACACCACCACGCTGAATGGCCAGGCGGCCCTGGACGGCTACACCTCTGACCAAGAAGCGGCCTATTCCAATGGGGTTACCGGAGGGACATCCGCCCGGGTCGGCGGCATGAGCGACATAGCCCCCAGCGGCTACGTCACCGTCTCCGTCCGCGGGTTCTTCAGCTTCGATCTGTCGAGCCTGCCACCGGGCCTGCTTCCGGAAGACGTGTCGTCCGCCGCCCTGACGCTGCAGCAGACGTTGGTGTATCCAGCCAGCGCGTACACCGACATGTCCACCGCCCCGGAACAGCTGGTGCTGGAGCACGTGCGGTACGGAGACCGCCTGAACATCAAGAGTTTTTCGGCGCCAGTGCTGGACGTGGTCAGCCCGGCCTTCTCGAAGGATGCCGCGCTGGGGGCGCGGCAGGCGGACGTAACGGCCGCCGTTCGGGCCGACCTGCAGGACCCGGCCGCGTCCGGTGGGCGGACGCAGTACCGGCTGCGCTTCGGCCGTGACGGGGTGCCCGGGGCCTACGGGTTTGCCGAGTTCGGCACCGCCGAGGACGCTGCCCACGCCCCGGCGCTTCAGCTCGGGTATCTGGCGCCCTGA